One Mycolicibacterium sarraceniae genomic window carries:
- a CDS encoding DUF5313 domain-containing protein, which produces MHRTEEETTSATRPNFLQTVAYAYGFRRLPASMRDWVANDLAGPGSVRRFMIRMAIPPIFVLAPFWLFPVEQDALYVHSTMTVPIYCWALAISLALNKVWRRHRLAAHGLDPNLVDVLKRQKNAQVDQDYIARFGPRPQEAEYQKNSNPFF; this is translated from the coding sequence GTGCATCGAACCGAGGAGGAGACCACGTCCGCCACCAGGCCTAACTTTCTCCAAACCGTCGCCTACGCGTACGGCTTCCGCCGCTTGCCGGCGAGCATGCGTGACTGGGTAGCCAACGACCTCGCAGGTCCGGGCAGCGTCAGGCGCTTCATGATCAGGATGGCGATACCGCCGATCTTCGTCCTGGCGCCCTTCTGGTTGTTCCCTGTCGAACAAGATGCCCTGTATGTGCACTCGACCATGACGGTGCCCATCTACTGCTGGGCTTTGGCCATCTCACTGGCCCTGAACAAGGTGTGGCGACGGCACCGGCTCGCCGCGCACGGTCTGGATCCCAATCTGGTTGACGTCCTCAAACGTCAGAAGAACGCGCAGGTCGACCAGGACTACATCGCCCGCTTCGGACCTCGGCCGCAAGAAGCCGAGTACCAGAAGAACAGCAACCCGTTCTTCTGA
- a CDS encoding IS1380 family transposase: MQVSHTFSAESAVFDDGNLVSSAGLVPVMRLAQQTGLLTLLEEKVQITTPRIKSGSANPAPKLATVIAGMLAGADCIDDIDVLRSGGMTTLFDGVYAPSTVGTLLREFTFGHARQLESVLREHLVALCSRVDLLPAADERVFIDIDSLLRPVYGHAKQGASYGHTKIAGTQILRKGLSPLATTISTAGSVPVIAGMRLRAGRTSSAKGAGRMVAQAIGTARAAGASGPILVRGDSAYGNRAVVQTCLRAGAQFSLVMTRNPAVDRAINAIEETSWTPVSYPGAVRDPDTGGWISDAEVAEIPYTAFASTPDRITARLVVRRVKDARFPDALFPVWRYHPFFTNTDLPVADADITHRHHAIIETVFADLIDGPLAHIPSGRFGANSAWVLCAAIAHNLLRAAGVLAGEPHTRARGSTLRRKIVNIPARLARPQHRPVLHLPSHWPWSRTWLALWHNTIGHSPPLTATP; encoded by the coding sequence GTGCAAGTTTCGCATACGTTCTCCGCTGAGTCAGCAGTGTTCGACGACGGCAATCTCGTGTCGTCTGCTGGGCTGGTCCCGGTGATGAGATTGGCCCAGCAGACCGGGCTGCTCACCTTGCTCGAGGAGAAGGTCCAGATCACGACGCCGCGGATCAAGTCCGGGTCGGCGAACCCGGCGCCGAAGCTGGCCACCGTGATCGCAGGGATGCTCGCCGGTGCGGACTGCATCGATGACATCGACGTGCTGCGCAGCGGCGGGATGACGACACTCTTCGACGGCGTGTACGCACCCTCGACGGTGGGAACACTGTTGCGAGAGTTCACCTTCGGTCATGCCCGCCAGTTGGAGTCGGTGCTGCGCGAGCATCTGGTCGCGTTGTGTTCCCGGGTTGATCTGCTCCCCGCCGCCGATGAGCGGGTGTTCATCGACATCGATTCGCTACTACGACCGGTCTACGGTCACGCCAAACAAGGCGCCTCCTACGGCCACACCAAGATCGCCGGCACGCAGATCCTGCGCAAGGGACTCTCCCCGCTGGCGACCACGATCAGCACCGCGGGCTCGGTGCCGGTGATCGCCGGGATGCGGCTCCGCGCCGGGCGGACCAGTTCAGCCAAGGGCGCCGGGCGGATGGTCGCCCAGGCCATCGGCACCGCCCGCGCCGCCGGAGCCAGCGGCCCAATTCTGGTCCGCGGCGACTCGGCCTACGGCAACCGCGCAGTGGTGCAGACCTGCCTACGCGCGGGCGCTCAGTTCTCGCTGGTGATGACACGCAACCCCGCTGTGGACCGCGCGATCAACGCGATCGAGGAGACCTCGTGGACCCCCGTGTCCTATCCCGGTGCGGTCCGCGACCCTGATACCGGCGGCTGGATCTCCGATGCCGAAGTCGCCGAAATCCCCTACACCGCCTTCGCATCCACCCCCGACCGGATCACGGCCCGACTGGTCGTGCGCCGGGTCAAGGACGCCCGCTTCCCCGACGCGTTGTTCCCGGTGTGGCGGTATCACCCGTTCTTCACCAACACCGACCTACCCGTCGCCGACGCCGATATCACCCACCGCCACCACGCCATCATCGAAACCGTGTTCGCCGACCTGATCGACGGACCGCTGGCTCACATCCCCTCGGGACGCTTCGGCGCGAACTCCGCCTGGGTGCTGTGCGCGGCGATCGCCCACAACCTGCTCCGCGCCGCCGGCGTCCTCGCCGGAGAACCACACACCCGGGCACGCGGATCGACGCTGCGCCGCAAGATCGTCAACATCCCGGCCCGCCTCGCGCGCCCCCAACACCGACCGGTCCTGCACCTACCCAGTCACTGGCCCTGGTCAAGGACCTGGCTTGCACTGTGGCACAACACCATCGGACATAGCCCACCACTGACCGCCACACCCTGA